The genome window GAAGAGCATCTGGAACTAGGGGTGGACGTTTCGAGCTTCAGTTCGATTTTTTCCAGTTTTGGTTTcgatttcaatttttcatttttttaaaattaaaccaTTTGGTTTAACATTAgtgttcggttcggtttgtTAACATTAGCGTTCGGTTTGGTTTGAAACGATTTAGTTTCCGATTggatttaattcggttcgattTAAGATCTCCAAATTTCAACAATTCCTAAACTTTCGAGCATACTACGTATCAAGCAATACATATTCACATAatccatatccaaaatctaaacattatatataaaaacaaaaatagaaattcaaagttcaaacatactactaagtaTTAATTGTGAGGTAATTGcagcaaataacaaaaatgcaaagtagaaaacaaactataaagaaatcaaataaaatattaattgtgaggtaaagaaCAATTGCAGCAAATAACAAAAGcgcaaaatagaaaataaagagGGATACCAGTGACAATAGGAACTGAACGACAGAACATACATTAAGGGACTTAGATTTACttaccaccaccatcatcatcatcaccatcatcatcaaacGGTATtcggtcaaataattaattcaaatagatggttcaaatagtttaaattttttatttttctttgagatttataaatttatctttaattattaacttactcattgatttcaataagaaaggtcttaggttcgaaccctatcccaatcaaatttggcataattaagttactcactctattttactattattaaattaaataaattagtagttacaaaaaaaaatgttgcatatgtatttctttaatttagaattatgtgtatacaatgtctttatttgaaaaaattattcattatcaataattaaattaaataagagaaataatttcattagttttgttgtctttattttctccaatgcagagattctttacattcaaattcatcaattgatattcattacattgtccattatgttctttttaccctatcttataattaaatattaaagttataatataaaataatattatatatttatttactaagtattttatattattaatacaatgaaaaaaataaaatttcgtgtatactaaaattattattattattattattattattattattattattatatattaaatattagtatttatgaatataattaatcaattataagaatagtaaatagtaaaaaaaaaatcttttctgATAAGTATTCAACatattcttaataatatttagtaaatatgttcttattgtatttaacataacttttattttctttaatattttttataacttttaaatttaaatttttatatctaatactccgtaatttgtTTTGATGTAgtttacaaatatttaaattttatatagtaaaactACTTGACTAAACTAAATACTGTAAAATggcaaagatcttgtggtctagtggcacccggtgtcctggtttacactcccattgttgactttttgtgctttagtaggttgattatttaatcaataaaatgtttaattaattgactacaaaatttgagcgaaaaaataaaataggaggattttacttttatatatactatacactATAGATTAAAATGCAATCCATATTGTACTTATtgtttagagttaattccagcaatggtcccccgagtatagtgattttccacatttggtcctcgactttcTTTTTGGACAATTTAACCACCTGacaattgttttttttccaatgttggtccttccGTCTTGTGGGTGTTAAGTTGACGTTAACTTGAGGGGCAAATGCGTCCATTCAGGCTTAGAGTGTATTTTCCCTCTTTAGTCTCACGCGAAGTCAAGCCAAATCCCTAATATCAACACTGGCGTTCCTTCTGATAGACAAAATCCCCCAATTTCCGAATAAAAAACCCTAATCGAAGAACTgatatttaggagtatttagcGTATGGTCGAAGAACGAAGAACATCGATGGATTCGACAGGAAAGGAAGCAAACTTTGGTCGCGATACTCGCCCACCAGGTCAGTTGTTTACGCAAAACTTTGGATGCAACTGATTTGGGTTTTATATGTTATGTGTGGGTTTTATATGCTATAAGAGAAGGAAATGGTAGAAGTGAGGACCAGATGTATGCTATAAGAGAAGGAAATGGTAGAAGTGAGGACCAGATGTTTGTGTTCTTTATTATATGATGTGTATGTGTGTTGTATATTGTGTATAAGTATAGGtacatgtgtgtatgtgtgttgtATATTGTGTATAAGTATAGGTACATGTGGGGACCAGTTTTTGTTTGAAAATGGTGTGTGGACCAATGTTTGTCTGGTTATGCACATGGGAGGGACCATTGttgctgtttttttttcttttaaatcatTTAATGTAAAGCAGTGTAAAGTGTGCCATTATATGTTGTCTGTACTATAAAGTAGTTCTTGGTAGTATATAAAGTAGTCTAAAGTGCTTTGGATATTGTCATTCTTTACTTTCAGGAATTTTTACTCTTAAATTGAGACATGGAGGTAGGATTAGTCAATCTTTACCTGCAAAATATTTAGGTGGCAGTGTTAGTGATTTTAATGATATGGAAGAGGATGAGTGGGGGTTAATTTGTTTAAGGGAGAAGGTAGGGGAACTAGGGTATGCCATGGATGAAAGTTTGAGGTACTTTATACTGACTGAAGTAGGCTTGAAAGAATTGGTGACAGACTTTGAAGTTTGGAACTTAATTAGCCAAGCTTGTAGTCCCACGGTATTAGAAATATGGATTGTTAAAGGAGGGGTTGGTGATGATGCAGATGAGTATTCTGGCAGTGAAGAGAGGTCTGATGGCAGTGGCTCTGAGTGGTATGGCAGTGGGGAAGAATCTGATGACAGTGATGAGGAATACAACTCAGAGGACTTAGTGAATATAGATGTGCATGATGATGATTTGTTTGTTAAAAATATAGATGTTACTGCAAAGTTTAGTGGCTTAAGTAATGTACAAGTTCAATCCCAACAAGATAATGTACAAGTGCAACCCCAACCATGTGATGAAGTTAACTATTCTGATGAAGGGAACTTGGTGGGCAGTGATGGTGAGGTAGGAGGGTTGAAATGGCAAAAGTTTCTGAAAGACCGAGAAGGCACTTGCCCTAAATTTGCCTTGGGATTGACCTTTAAAGATAAAGGGGAATTTAGAGAAGCTATAACAAATTATGCTATCAAAGAGggtaaggaaatgaaatatgtaaAGAATGACAAAGTTAGATGTGTGGTAAAGTGCAAGCATGAGAGTTGCCCATGGCAAGTTACCCTTAGGTTTAATAAAGATGATAAATCTTGGAGGATAAGTGTGTTGAAGGACAAACATGATGGCTGTGTAAGGACTCAAAACAATTCAATGGTCAATTCCACCATTGTTGCAAAAAGGTggaaacaacaaattaaaggaaacATGGAATGGAAAACTAATGCTTTTTTAGAGAAAGTCCTAACCGATGACCATTATATCTTGAGTAAGAAGCAAGCATGGAGGGCATTAGTCAAAGCTAAAGGTGAGATTAAACATGAAGCAGAAGACTACTTCAATAGGATTTGGAGTTATTGCATGGAAATAGAAAGAACTAATCCAAAGTGTGTTTATAAAGTGAAGTTGAGTGATATGGAAGAGGATGGAAGGAAGAGATTTATGAGGATGTATATCTGCTGGGAAGCTACAAGGGTAGGGTTTAAGCACTGTAGGAAAATAATTGGTCTTGATGGGTGTCATTTGAAGTGTAAAACTGGAGGGCAACTGTTGACAGCAGTAGGAATAGATGGAAATGACAGTATATTCCCCATTGCCTATGCAGTTGTAGAAGGTGAAAACAAGGAATCTTGGAGTTGGTTTCTACAATATCTAAAGACAGATTTAGAGATTGATCCCATAGCACAGAATGACTTCACAATAATGTCAGATAAACAAAAGGGTCTACTGCAAGCCTTTCAAGCTGTCTTACCGGGAGTTAGGCATAGGTATTGTGTAAGACACTTACACAATAACATGAGAGTAGCTGGGTTCACTGCAAATGCTATCAAGGATGCCTTGTGGAAGGCAGCTAGGGCCACTACAGTGAATAACTTCACAGCAGCATTCCAAGAGTTAAGAAATCTGGATGAAGATGCTTTTGTTTGGCTGGCTGATAAGCATCCATCAGAGTGGTCTAGATCCCACTGCACTGGAGGTACCAATTGTGACATTCTGGTCAATAACATCTCAGAATCATTCAATGCAATGATATTGACAACAAGGGAAAGCCCTGTGATTAACTGCTTGGAgataattaggaaaaaaattatgcTAAGGCTATTTGAGTCAAGAACTAAAGCTGCTGAATGGACAGGAATAATTTGTCCTAATATTGTGAAAAAAATTGATGATATTGAGAAGGCTGCAGGTGGACTAATAGGATATCAGTGTGCTCCCATGTTGTTTGAGATAATTGGGACACATTCTGGGCAGTACACAGTTGATTTGGGTAGGAGAAGCTGCTCTTGTAGGAAATGGGACCTCACTGGCATCCCTTGCCAGCATGCTGTGTGTGCAATATGGATAAAAAATGGCAAAGGACCTATTTGGCATTATGTGGATCCTTGTTACTTAATCTCTACATACTTGAAAACATATGATGGATGTATTAAGCCAATGTCAGGGTATGAAGAGTGGCCTGCTACTAGTAGACAACCTCCATTGCCACCACTCTACACTACAAGGCCTGGAAGGCCTAGGAAGTTGAGGATAAAGTCAAGAGGTGAGATAAGTAACAATGGAGTGTATTTGTCAAGGAGCCATGTTGGTTTACACTGCACTAAATGTAAAGCAAAGGGTCATAACAGCAGAAACTGTCCAAAATACCCAGTCACAAAGCCAGTCAATCAGGTAAACTAGTTTCAATTCTAATTAATTTCCATAGATAATTTCATAAAGTGATTGCAGTTACTAACATTATCATTTTGCAGGTCACAAGAAGAAAATcaagttcaaagtcaaaaaaAGTACCTCAAGTCCAAGCCAAAAGAAGTACCTCAAGTCCAAGTGAACCTCAAATCCAGGTTGCAGTTGAACCCCAACCTAATGATGCAACTGAAGTCCAGCTTGAATGACAAAGAACCAATCACTTTAGATTAATTGAAGACCTGGAAACTGTTTTTGGATTAAAATTGCTGTTTAGAAACTGTTTTTTGGATAGTCTAGTGACTTTTATGAACTATTAGGTCACTAGCCTTGTTTGATCATGAACTTATATTATGATGTAGTCTAATGACAATTATGAACTATTAGGTTTTTAAGGTTATGCTTAAACAATTGCCTTTTGATGTGTAAAGGGATGTCTCTAAATCCTTTTGATGTGTAATGTGATCTATATAGCAGTTTGCATTTTCATTTATAGTATAGCAGTTTGCATACAATTGTCATATTATAGTATAGCAGTTTGCATTATCCAGAACTAGATTTTCATTGCAAAGTCATTCCTTTTGAAACACAATTGTCATAAGTACAATGCTATTCAATAACCAGAACTACTGCCCAACATAAGGTTCTTGTTTCCACTAGGGACAATCATTGCTATAAGTACACATAACACTACAAATAAGAGAATGCAGACCACTGATAATATCCTAATACCCTTGCACTTGCACTGTCCACCATTGTTTCCTCCTCTAGATCCTTGTAGCCTCATTTTCAGCTTTGCGATCTCTTCTTCATTACGGTTGATCATTCTCAATAGTCCAGGAATAATTTTTCTTGACCTTGCGCACATTGGAGCATCATGCCATCTAACAAAACCACACCTTTGACCTCCCTACAACAAAAGGCACCCAGACTGATGAACCTTACACCACACCTTTGCCCCTCAGATTTccgaaaaaaaaagaagaaaaaagaattctttcaacagaaaaaaaaaattaacaaaaataaattcactcacattttcaaaaaaaaaaaaattaacaaaaataaattcacTCACATTTTCAAAACAACATTCCCAATATCTTCTGCCAGGATTATCGTTAGTCCACGATGTTTGTAAATATCTTCTGCCAGGATTATCGTTAGTCCACGATGTTTGTAGCTTCAAACGTTGCCCACATACACAATTTGGAATGGGAACCAACTCACCGTAGATATATTGATGATTTCTTGACGATGAAGAACTTTCACCTTTATATCTTGTAGACATCGCGCTGCTATATCATTGCTATGCCGACGGAATGAAGAACCTACTCACCGTGCTGTATTCTCTGGAGTTCGCTTCTAGGGCTTGAAGCTGCGTATGGAAGGAGTCATTTTTCCTCTTATTTACAGAGGGAATGAAGACTAAAGAGGGAAAATACACTCTAAGCCTGAATGGACGCATTTGCCCCTCAAGTTAACGTCAACTTAACACCCACAAGACggaaggaccaacattggaaaaaaaacaattgtCAGGTGGTTAAATTGTCCAAAAAgaaagtcgaggaccaaatgtgggaaatcactatactcgggggaccattgctggaattaactctattgtTTATTCCGGTATTTCCTATATATAGAATAGGATTCATATTCCTTAAAAATCCATCTCATAAATTAAACATGCTGTCCAGGTATAGATTATAAATATGCACCTTTTATATGCATATACGCCATAGTTAAGCTGCTGccaagattatatatattaattctcaACCATAATCCAAAGCAAGCAAGCTAGCTAATTACAGATTGTGTAATAGTCCTTCTTTCTCCTTCAACGTAACCCAAGAAagccaaaattaaaaaaaacatcaaaaggGTGAAGACAAAATCCCCATCCTACAACAAGGGCAATGTGCATTAGTGTGAAGCCAAGGAAGCAAACACCTTGAGTGGAACCTATGGGCACATGGCAGGTGCATCAATGTCTCACCAACCTTAAACTGGTCCAAACATATGGCACATTCCTCCTCTCCCTCTGACGCTTTCCACCCCAGCTTTCTTGCCCATTTCATCGCCTTGCTCTTTAACACGTACACCTCCATCTGCACATCTCCCATCACCATTCCCCTCTTCTCTGCCTCTTTTCTACCATTCCTAAATCCAGTTTCAAAAACCAACAAACACAAGTGTTAGTTCTTCACAAAAACCATGGTGTTGATGCAATCGAGGTTTGCATCACCATATCAACTACTTAGTACATATCCTATTATAACATTATATAGGATGGGCCCACACTCTGGTCTGGCAGAATTGAGGTaggataaataaaaatgatgacTTAACTAACCCTTCAGTTAACGAAATTACTCTCACACTGTTCTATGTGAGATTTAACTATTGGTCTATTGGGATAAATTTTGTGACCAATTAAGTTATCCATGTCGGCTGATATTATTATTGTACTATTACTATGAAAAGGGGAAAGATTGATTGGATGAAGATTGCGGTGATGGCACAAAGCTATGGTGTTTTGGTAATATAACTATGTATATATGGTGGAGTGTCCAAAGTGGACAAATTCAATTTTGTACAGTATACCTTTTGTGGTCAGATTTGCAATGGCCTGATTTCAGCCTCTCATCCAATCTTTCCTTGGCTTCTCTAGCGGCGGCACCTAGCTTCTCATCTTGGTTCGCCTTCCCAATCGCACCTCTTTGCTGCTAATTCACACCAAAAATCGATAAACACAACCACAAATCTTCATTCAAAACTGGGTTTCAAAGGACAAAACAATTAAGATCGATGGGATAGATGGGTACCATGGATGAGGAGCTTGAGCTTGAGCTGAGATGGGAATCATGGTTGCTTGTGTAGAGGCAAAAGGACGACCTTCTTGTGGAGGaggaggtggtggtggaggcGGTTGAGTCCGACCAGCCGCCGCCCTGATGAAATCTCCGGCGCCGGGCACATTCCACGCCGGGGAGCATGCCGGCCATGTCtagaaaattgaataaatttttgaaGGAATTAAGAAATCGAGATGTTAGTGTGCATAAAGAAGAAGAGGGCAGCGAAGGAAAATGATAGGAAAGGCGTGTTGTTAGGagttatatatagagagagagtgtgtaAGAAAAGTCTGGAAGAGGGAAGCTTCTGTGAAAGTGAGTTTGTTGATGAATCTTTTATATCTTTGAACAAATgagaataaatattattttgccGGGAGGCACCCAGGAAAACTTTTGTTTCTACGCTGACGCCTGACTAATGACTAATGGTCAATTGAAATTAGATTTATTTAGCTAGGTATGTTATTGCCCTTGAAAGTTTAATGAATTATAcataattgtgtgtgtgtgtgtatatatagtaataattaaatgaGATCATATTTTCTTGTA of Ipomoea triloba cultivar NCNSP0323 chromosome 3, ASM357664v1 contains these proteins:
- the LOC116011730 gene encoding uncharacterized protein LOC116011730 — protein: MSTRYKGESSSSSRNHQYIYGELVPIPNCVCGQRLKLQTSWTNDNPGRRYWECCFENGGQRCGFVRWHDAPMCARSRKIIPGLLRMINRNEEEIAKLKMRLQGSRGGNNGGQCKCKGIRILSVVCILLFVVLCVLIAMIVPSGNKNLMLGSSSGY
- the LOC116011729 gene encoding probable E3 ubiquitin-protein ligase RHY1A isoform X1; protein product: MAGMLPGVECARRRRFHQGGGWSDSTASTTTSSSTRRSSFCLYTSNHDSHLSSSSSSSSMQQRGAIGKANQDEKLGAAAREAKERLDERLKSGHCKSDHKRNGRKEAEKRGMVMGDVQMEVYVLKSKAMKWARKLGWKASEGEEECAICLDQFKVGETLMHLPCAHRFHSRCLLPWLHTNAHCPCCRMGILSSPF
- the LOC116011729 gene encoding probable E3 ubiquitin-protein ligase RHY1A isoform X2; protein product: MAGMLPGVECARRRRFHQGGGWSDSTASTTTSSSTRRSSFCLYTSNHDSHLSSSSSSSSMQRGAIGKANQDEKLGAAAREAKERLDERLKSGHCKSDHKRNGRKEAEKRGMVMGDVQMEVYVLKSKAMKWARKLGWKASEGEEECAICLDQFKVGETLMHLPCAHRFHSRCLLPWLHTNAHCPCCRMGILSSPF